Proteins from one Parasteatoda tepidariorum isolate YZ-2023 chromosome 4, CAS_Ptep_4.0, whole genome shotgun sequence genomic window:
- the LOC107444586 gene encoding uncharacterized protein — protein MLLTVFKSTLLTFIFFISFLRFSLGAIISPVLLSSMNSDVPSTTETSEEEWNLANSSSRSTGALEGNSILMLPDLNVQSNTSSFSDTQLMSSINVFSSMPVERYSTSPIPISTSSYSSKFQEYSSKSALFGENSFRSMAIIEKQKGKLSSVVNGMKETPSSNTEIHAISGSVPYKQFHTPLMSLLVASPSLPFPIHLETQSHFLPHTSLSSHSMSSLYNESTNTDVLPESEHKKLLMLVLRAEDCTRLSKVDFEKMLGKLMVKFGFGDVVPEVSNAKCFSHLHINLTVGGRTPTLRFLPNIDDRHNITVDVLNRTFRVVKLEKIDLKFEKSKSSNTSSTIITSIAEHESIAYISVGITFGLVLVLCFLMCCIKCCCLRKSQKRFGTVVKNAHVRLRPEDYTLTPIPRPTSLYVDYYRGSVAADIYSTTSAGSVASTTPTVDQGIIQPFDTSIVPLEDSTALQLDSSRDPSVESVPTQSDLKTFNIHGLAGKGLRNTSTDSKEQLNPRKDSRKPGSKTSGVANPTFQRY, from the exons ATGCTGTTGACGGTTTTCAAGTCCACACTGCTGacgttcatttttttcataagttttctCCGTTTTAGTTTAG gAGCCATTATTTCTCCGGTGCTTTTAAGTTCTATGAATAGTGATGTTCCTTCAACCACTGAAACTTCCGAAGAGGAATGGAATCTTGCCAATTCTTCTTCCAGATCGACCGGTGCTCTTGAAGGCAATTCTATTTTGATGCTCCCTGATCTAAATGTTCAATCCAATACCTCGTCTTTTTCAGATACTCAACTGATGTCTTCAATAAATGTCTTTTCATCCATGCCCGTTGAGAGATACAGTACTTCTCCCATTCCAATTAGCACGTCTAGTTATTCTTCCAAATTTCAAgaatattcttcaaaaagtgCATTATTCGGAGAAAATTCTTTCAGATCGATGGCAATTATAGAAAAACAGAAAGGAAAATTATCGTCCGTTGTGAATGGCATGAAAGAAACACCATCTTccaatactgaaattcatgCTATTTCGGGATCAGTGCCATACAAACAGTTTCATACACCCTTAATGTCTCTACTAGTCGCTTCGCCGTCTTTACCGTTTCCAATTCATCTAGAAACGCAGAGCCATTTCTTGCCTCACACAAGTCTGTCCTCTCATTCCATGTCATCTCTCTACAACGAATCTACAAACACCGATGTATTACCAGAAAGCGAGCACAAAAAGCTGCTGATGCTGGTTTTACGGGCGGAGGATTGCACTAGGCTGTCAAAAGTAGATTTCGAGAAGATGCTTGGGAAGTTAATGGTCAAATTTGGTTTTGGTGATGTCGTTCCCGAAGTTTCGAATGCCAAATGTTTTTCACACCTCCATATAAATTTAACGGTTGGTGGACGAACCCCAACTCTCCGTTTTTTGCCAAATATTGACGACAGGCATAATATTACGGTTGATGTCCTCAACAGGACTTTTCGAGTCGTGAAGTTAGAGAAAATTGATTTGAAGTTCGAAAAATCGAAATCTTCGAATACATCTTCCACTATTATTACATCTATTGCCGAACATGAATcaattgcttatatttctgtaggTATAACATTTGGACTTGTTCTGGTTCTTTGCTTTTTAATGTGTTGCATTAAATGCTGTTGCTTACGCAAATCTCAAAAAAGGTTTGGTACTGTCGTCAAAAATGCACACGTTCGTTTGCGACCTGAAGATTATACTCTAACTCCAATTCCGCGCCCTACCTCCTTGTATGTTGATTATTATCGGGGATCGGTGGCAGCTGATATATACTCAACAACTTCCGCAGGCTCAGTAGCTAGCACAACTCCTACCGTCGATCAAGGAATCATACAGCCTTTTGATACCAGTATTGTGCCATTGGAGGACTCTACTGCATTGCAGTTAGATAGTTCTCGTGACCCTTCAGTCGAGTCAGTCCCAACTCAGTCCGATCTTAAGACATTTAATATTCATGGCCTTGCTGGCAAAGGATTACGCAACACTTCTACAGATTCTAAAGAACAATTGAATCCAAGGAAAGATTCACGAAAACCAGGATCGAAAACTAGTGGTGTTGCCAATCCAACATTCCAGCGATACTGA